The DNA segment AGGGCTGTACCTGAACGCTGTCAATGTATTCGGCCGGAGCAATTGAAATTGTTTAATGAGATCAAGTTCATGAAGGATTTCCGTAACTTCTCCGGAAAGAAATTCTCCGCATATGGTCTCACGGGGGAAAGACTTTCGCTCAATAATACAGGTCCGGAATTTTGCCCGTGCAAGATAATTCGCAGCAGTAGAGCCAGCAGGTCCCGCCCCGATTATAGCTATATCGTACTGCGGTTCATTCATAGTGGTTTCGCGATGCACACGTGCCAGCGAAATGCCCACGTCCGCCGAATAGTATAAGATGCAGATGGCAATTCAGAACATAACCTGGTGAGCTCGGGTCGAGTAAATCCGCGGCGCACGGAGATCGGTCCGTCGTTTTTTACCATGGCGCTCTTAGAAAACAATCGTGTGAGCAATATCATGGCGTAATAGGAAAACAACGTACGGCGCAGGTCATTGATAATAATACCGCATCGTGCAGCAGTATACAAGGCCAAAAGAACAGCGTGGAGTTCCTTTTCTGTAAAGTGATGGAGAAACAGGGAAGCATGGACAATATCGAAGGACCGCTCCCCAAAAGGCAGATCACGTACCGAACCGTGGATGACAGAAATGGAAGGATGCTTTCGTTTGGAATACTCGCATGCCCGCTTGTTGAGATCGAGCGCAGTGATGTGAATCCCGGGATGAAGCTTGGAAATTGCAGACGCAAGGTCGCATCCGCCTGCGCCAACATCCAGCACCGAAACGGTCTTTGCCGCAGGTATGCGCTTTAAAAGAGTTTTCACGCCTCTCCGCGAATTTGAAAATCCGCCGAGCCATTTATTAATAACTGTAAGTTCCCGGAGCGCTTGGTCGATATTTTCGTCGTCGATAAAAATATTATCCATGATTTCTTTTTGTGTACTGCGGGGAAACATTTTATATACCTTTCAGGAAAGCGACTTCCATCGTCAGGCCCGGGCCAAATGCTACAGCACAGACATATTCATCCTTAAGGACTTTCCGTGTTGCAAGAAGTTCTTTCATGACGAAAAGAATCGAAGGGGACGACATATTTCCATGTTTTCGCAGAACATCACGGGAGGGCAGCATATCCTCATCGCTAAGCTGAAGTCCGGTTTGCAGCGAATCTAAAATCGCCCGCCCGCCGGGATGCAGTACCCATTGATGAATTGAGTGTTCCTCGATACCCTGTCGTTTCATAATGCCGTGCAGGACAGGGACTGCTTCTTCCAAAATAATGCGCGGAAGTTCCGACGAGAGCATCATTTCAAAACCGGTATTGCCGATCTTCCACCCCATGAATTCCGCGGAATTTGCAAACAGGTGCGAATGAGTGCTCAGCAATTGCAGCTTTGGCGAATATTCCGGTGATTTTGAAAAAAGTGCCGCGGCGCACCCGTCCGCAAAAATCATATTCGCCAGAATATTATCCCGCGTCGGTTCCGTTTGCAAGTGAAGACTGCAAATCTCCACCGCGACAAGAAGCGTGGTGCTATTACTATTGTCTGCAGCTTGAAGCGATTCCTTAACGGATGTGAGACCGACGAGCGCAGCCGCACATCCCATAAAGCCTATGTGTGTGCGTTGTATGGATACCGGAAAATGAAATTCATTGATCAGCTCATAATCGATCCCAGGAGCATAGAACCCGGTACACGAAATAGTAATAAGGCGCTTCACGGACGAAGGAGCGCACCGTGTTTCTTCAAGCAGCCGGCCAACGGCTTCTTTCGCCAGAACCTTTGACCAGTGTTCGTATTTGGTCATCCGCGTTTTCGTATCGGGTGTCACGGAACCTGAACCTGTAGAATAAAATTTTTGAGACGGTGCATCTTCCGCATCCGGGACAACAACATAGCGGGTTTCAATGCCCGAATGCTGAGCTGCGGTATCAATGAGTCTGCCGATGGCAGGCCGGACAGCCATTCGGGTTTTGAGTTCTTCGGAAACTTTTGCCTGAGAAACCTTGTACGGCGGGTTTGATGTCGTTATATGAATAAGCATGTCTGTTCCTCAGAACTTCATGAAAAGGTATTGAGATCAACAACATTTCAAATGCTTATGATTTAACACCTGTAGAAGGAGTCCCGTTCCATCGGGAATATAGTTAAGAGATCTCTATATCTGTAGCCGAGGTCGGTTTACCCGCCGTATTATTAACGGACTTGCCTGCCTATAGAATAGTTTGTCATTTATGTAGGGACGCATCGCTATACGTCCCTACAAGGATTTCTTTCTGCAGTCCTACACCTTTGCTATTTTTTGGGCCGGGAATCGGGCGGTATAATTCCATTGACGCGATAATACACAACCAATTGCCCGTAATGTTCACCAGCGTGCTCAAGACTGCCATTCCAGCCGAATGCACCGTGAGCCATAAAATTGCCCCATGGAAATTTAAACTCGCGCGTCAATCCACTGTCCCCTTGTTCCTTGATGAGCTGGGCTCCGTCGGTGACCGCCTGCTTCAAGTATTTCACGATGTCTGTTTTTGACGGAAACTTTTTCCGCAAAGAATCATCGTTCCCTGTGTACCCAACCGCTGACCCTTTGATTGCATTGATCATATAATAGTAATCTGCGGCAACGTGCAGGAGATTATCGCCGAATGTCCGCTGATCCTTCTGTGCTTTGAAGCCGTACTTGTCTTCGGGAAAATCCTCCGCCATTGCAATCAGCTTGTTTCCGACACCGTTCCACATCCAGAGTAATTCCTGTGAAGGATTTTGTGCCGGCTTTGGAGGTTCGGGTGATTTTTTCTCTTGAGCCGAGGTGAATGTGAAGAGCAGCGCTGCAAGTGCGGCAAACATGAGAGGTGAAATAAATTTAGGCATGTGACGCTCCTTTCATATGAGTGAGGTTTGAGTGATGGTGATGGCTGCAGTCGTGTTTCACGAATCGATACAGACTATTGGATTCTAATAATTTTTTGGATCAAAATCTTGATGGGAGTTGGGGAAGGCAAACAATTATGTGTAGCCGATATTGTTTCTCTCTAGGTAATGTCATACCCGCGTACGGTAGTTGTATGGACACGGCATGCCGTGTCCCTGTTTTTTTTCCTGTTCCAACGAAAGCAGCTTTTGTTTCCGCCAGAGTCCGCCGCCGTAACCGCCAAGATCGCCGTTCTTATTAACGACTCTGTGGCAGGGTATAACAATGGCAATGCGGTTCAATCCGTTTGCATGTCCCACAGCACGTGGAGCGGCAGGCGATCCAATGCGTTTGGCGATCTCTTCATACACTGCAGTTTTTCCATATGGAATTTTGAGCAATTCTTTCCACACTTTCTGCTGAAATGGAGTTCCGGAAACGACGAGGGGAACGTTGAACCGTTGAAGT comes from the Ignavibacteriales bacterium genome and includes:
- a CDS encoding methyltransferase domain-containing protein, with protein sequence MFPRSTQKEIMDNIFIDDENIDQALRELTVINKWLGGFSNSRRGVKTLLKRIPAAKTVSVLDVGAGGCDLASAISKLHPGIHITALDLNKRACEYSKRKHPSISVIHGSVRDLPFGERSFDIVHASLFLHHFTEKELHAVLLALYTAARCGIIINDLRRTLFSYYAMILLTRLFSKSAMVKNDGPISVRRGFTRPELTRLCSELPSASYTIRRTWAFRWHVCIAKPL
- a CDS encoding type III polyketide synthase, coding for MLIHITTSNPPYKVSQAKVSEELKTRMAVRPAIGRLIDTAAQHSGIETRYVVVPDAEDAPSQKFYSTGSGSVTPDTKTRMTKYEHWSKVLAKEAVGRLLEETRCAPSSVKRLITISCTGFYAPGIDYELINEFHFPVSIQRTHIGFMGCAAALVGLTSVKESLQAADNSNSTTLLVAVEICSLHLQTEPTRDNILANMIFADGCAAALFSKSPEYSPKLQLLSTHSHLFANSAEFMGWKIGNTGFEMMLSSELPRIILEEAVPVLHGIMKRQGIEEHSIHQWVLHPGGRAILDSLQTGLQLSDEDMLPSRDVLRKHGNMSSPSILFVMKELLATRKVLKDEYVCAVAFGPGLTMEVAFLKGI
- a CDS encoding DinB family protein, translated to MPKFISPLMFAALAALLFTFTSAQEKKSPEPPKPAQNPSQELLWMWNGVGNKLIAMAEDFPEDKYGFKAQKDQRTFGDNLLHVAADYYYMINAIKGSAVGYTGNDDSLRKKFPSKTDIVKYLKQAVTDGAQLIKEQGDSGLTREFKFPWGNFMAHGAFGWNGSLEHAGEHYGQLVVYYRVNGIIPPDSRPKK